The proteins below come from a single Miscanthus floridulus cultivar M001 chromosome 1, ASM1932011v1, whole genome shotgun sequence genomic window:
- the LOC136548667 gene encoding autophagy-related protein 9-like isoform X2 has product MMSFLSKDTHAQTRLNWPWRSQSPLSAQLLVDIPPEIELSDYRRLPSSGSESPSGLLHGEGVKEEHIPDLDIFFERLYEYFCAKGLRCIITKWIIEVLNVLFMVCCIGFFFLFVDWDTLIHLKCGVEALESGEKPCDLMKVIKHDPLVPFTLPKMITVGSMVIMTAYGLTNFLKFFVQLRSTLSVRQFYYDRLKVNDLEIQTISWPKIIEKVVVLQKSQKLCVVRDLSEHDIIMRIMRKENYLIGMVNKGILSFPIHSCVPGAGPTVGSHEHGRRNYLILPKALEWTLNWCIFQSMFDSKFCVRKEFLTSPDVLKKRLIFVGIAMLILSPCLVIFPLVYVILRHAEEIYNHPSTASSRRWSNLSRWIFREYNEVDHFFRHRMNNGAVHSLNYLKQFPTPLVSIMAKFVSFVSGGLAGALIIIGFVGESVLEGHIFGRNLLWYTIVFGTIAAISRKVVADELQVIDPEGAMCLAVHQTHHMPKRWHGKENSELVRREFETLFQYTIIMLLEEMASIFITPYLLIFERVDDILRFISDFTIYVDGVGDVCSLSLFDFKRHGNRNYGSPFNALKGLRSSQGKMEKSFLSFQSVYPSWEPNADGIQFLSNLQKFKEMQIRQQALAQYQAMEASGFVAGTRGQRDIHGHAEATLPPIYNLSPLGLLDTDQRTHPYILDWYYMCHPPHSDRAEAPQFEQAFPETGVSTSPPARETSEIEEVGDWDYKLYERVQSHLGASTSSALFRNTPVKHHGTEDNTNSNWWAHAPSYPSGPQGSFIEPPEFGNRYMTDPHSSNHSGDTSEGSTGDLEQSNGRSSSVWRNPQALSKTRYMDDSDIEEGLSLHFADVHQMDEDDRHLVMDHQDPAPAGLPVRIVPRSSDPV; this is encoded by the exons ATGATGTCCTTCCTTTCGAAGGACACACATGCACAAACAAGACTTAACTGGCCATGGAGAAGCCAATCGCCGTTATCAGCGCAGCTGCTTGTTGATATTCCACCTGAAATAGAGTTGTCCGACTACCGGAGATTGCCAAGTTCTGGAAGTGAGAGCCCATCTGGACTTCTCCATGGCGAAGGCGTCAAGGAAGAACATATCCCTGATTTGGACAttttctttgaaaggctttacgAATATTTCTGTGCAAAAGGGCTCAGGTGTATCATTACCAAATGGATAATAGAGGTCCTTAATGTACTTTTTATGGTATGCTGTATCGGGTTCTTTTTCTTATTTGTTGATTGGGATACTCTTATTCATTTGAAATGCGGGGTGGAGGCACTTGAATCTGGGGAGAAACCATGTGATCTGATGAAGGTCATTAAGCATGATCCTTTAGTTCCCTTCACATTGCCCAAAATGATAACTGTTGGATCAATGGTCATAATGACAGCTTATGGACTTACCAACTTCCTCAAGTTCTTTGTACAGTTAAGAAGTACACTCAGTGTTCGTCAGTTCTACTATGACAG ACTTAAGGTGAATGATCTTGAGATTCAGACTATATCATGGCCCAAAATAATTGAGAAGGTTGTCGTACTCCAGAAATCTCAAAAACTTTGTGTTGTTAGGGATCTCTCAGAGCATGATATTATCATGAGAATCATGAGGAAAGAAAATTATTTGATAGGGATGGTCAATAAAGGCATTCTTTCATTTCCAATTCATTCTTGTGTGCCTGGGGCTGGCCCAACTGTTGGATCACATGAGCATGGCAGGAGAAACTATCTGATACTTCCAAAGGCCCTCGAATGGACCTTAAATTGGTGCATCTTTCAAAGTATGTTTGATAG TAAATTTTGTGTAAGGAAAGAGTTTTTGACAAGCCCAGATGTGTTGAAAAAGCGACTTATATTTGTTGGCATTGCAATGCTTATCCTATCACCCTGCCTTGTGATATTTCCATTGGTTTACGTCATTCTAAGGCATGCTGAAGAAATTTATAATCACCCCAGCACAGCATCATCTAGACGATGGTCAAACTTATCAAGGTGGATCTTTAGGGAGTATAACGAG GTTGATCACTTCTTCAGACACAGAATGAACAATGGTGCTGTTCATTCTTTAAATTACTTGAAGCAATTTCCAACCCCACTGGTTTCCATCATGgctaaatttgtatcttttgtttcTGGTGGCTTGGCTGGTGCTCTAATAATCATTGGATTCGTGGGTGAATCTGTTCTTGAAGGACAT ATTTTTGGAAGAAATCTTCTCTGGTACACTATTGTTTTTGGAACAATAGCAGCTATAAGTCGAAAAGTAGTGGCCGATGAGCTTCAAGTTATTGACCCAGAAGGGGCCATGTGCCTCGCTGTTCACCAAACACATCACATGCCAAAGCGGTGGCATGGTAAAGAGAACAGCGAACTTGTCCGAAGAGAATTTGAGACATTATTTCAG TATACTATAATTATGCTACTTGAAGAGATGGCCTCCATTTTCATCACTCCTTACTTGCTTATTTTTGAG CGAGTTGATGACATTCTGCGCTTCATCTCAGACTTCACAATTTATGTAGACGGAGTGGGAGATGTATGCAG TCTAAGCTTGTTTGACTTCAAAAGACATGGAAATAGAAACTATGGGTCACCGTTCAATGCTCTTAAAGGTCTCAGGAGCTCCCAAGGGAAGATGGAGAAATCATTCTTAAG TTTTCAGAGTGTCTATCCATCATGGGAGCCAAATGCTGATGGCATACAATTCTTATCTAATCTCCAAAAGTTCAAAGAAATGCAAATACGTCAACAAGCTCTTGCACAATATCAAGCAATGGAAGCTTCAGGCTTTGTCGCAGGCACTAGAGGTCAAAGGGATATTCATGGCCATGCTGAAGCCACTTTGCCTCCTATTTATAACTTGAGCCCCTTGGGATTGCTCGACACAGACCAAAGAACTCATCCATATATCCTGGACTGGTATTACATGTGTCATCCACCACACTCAGATAGAGCTGAGGCCCCTCAGTTTGAGCAAGCATTTCCTGAGACTGGTGTGAGCACAAGTCCACCAGCAAGGGAAACATCTGAAATTGAAGAAGTCGGAGACTGGGACTACAAGTTGTACGAAAGGGTTCAAAGTCATCTGGGAGCATCAACATCAAGTGCTTTGTTCCGGAACACTCCAGTTAAGCACCATGGTACAGAAGATAACACTAACAGCAATTGGTGGGCACATGCCCCTTCATATCCTTCTGGTCCCCAGGGCAGCTTCATTGAGCCTCCAGAATTTGGAAATCGATACATGACAGATCCTCATTCCAGTAATCACAGTGGCGATACATCAGAGGGAAGCACAGGGGATCTAGAACAGAGCAATGGCAGAAGCAGCAGCGTCTGGAGGAACCCACAAGCTTTGTCCAAGACAAGATATATGGACGACTCTGATATTGAGGAAGGGCTAAGCCTGCACTTTGCTGATGTCCATCAGATGGATGAAGATGATAGACACCTGGTCATGGATCATCAAGATCCCGCGCCAGCTGGTCTTCCAGTAAGAATAGTACCTAGAAGCAGTGACCCTGTGTAA
- the LOC136502960 gene encoding ACT domain-containing protein ACR8-like: MERYHPSEVYELFVRHMNTPRVVVDNGVCATATLVQVHSARKHGVLLEAVAALSDHGVCVRKGYISSDDGRWFMDVFHVTDAAGRKVADADADALLARLESSLSADALPPRTPPSAAVGAGMPTLLELVGADRPGLLSEVFAVLRDLRCDIANARAWTHGGRVAALVFVRDEETGAPIDDAARVRRVESRLRHVLRGGALGARMVRADAAAVNMDRRLHQLLNEDGDAESRADQAEATAVAVQDWGERGYSVVTVSCRDRPKLLFDVVCTLTDLDYVVYHGTFDTDGDHAQQEFYIRRLDGRPICSAAERRRVIQCLQAAIERRASEGVRLELRITDRRGLLAYVTRVFRENSLSVTHAEMTTRGDMAMNVFHVTDAAGRPADPKTIDEVIQRIGTESLRVDEERWPRLCSTEGDAGRGGGGAGIFSLGSLVMKNLASLGLIRSCS; encoded by the exons ATGGAGCGGTACCACCCCTCCGAGGTGTACGAGCTCTTCGTGCGCCACATGAACACCCCGAG GGTGGTGGTGGACAACGGCGTGTGCGCGACGGCGACGCTGGTGCAGGTGCACAGCGCGAGGAAGCACGGCGTGCTGCTCGAGGCGGTGGCGGCCCTGTCCGACCACGGCGTCTGCGTCCGCAAAGGCTACATCTCCTCCGACGACGGCCGCTGGTTCATGGACGTCTTCCACGTCACCGACGCCGCGGGCCGCAAGgtggccgacgccgacgccgacgccctgCTGGCGCGGCTCGAGTCCTCGCTCTCCGCCGACGCATTGCCGCCCCGCACGCCGCCCTCCGCCGCCGTGGGGGCTGGGATGCCCACCCTGCTCGAGCTCGTCGGCGCCGACCGCCCGGGCCTCCTCTCCGAGGTCTTCGCCGTGCTGCGCGACCTCCGCTGCGACATCGCCAACGCCAGGGCCTGGACGCACGGCGGCCGCGTCGCCGCGCTCGTGTTCGTGCGCGACGAGGAGACGGGCGCGCCCATCGACGACGCGGCGCGGGTCAGGCGCGTCGAGTCCAGGCTCAGGCACGTCCTCCGCGGCGGCGCGCTCGGCGCGAGGATGGTCCGGGCAGACGCCGCGGCCGTCAACATGGACCGGAGGCTCCACCAGCTCCTCAACGAGGACGGGGACGCCGAGAGCCGCGCCGACCAGGCGGAGGCGACGGCGGTCGCCGTGCAGGATTGGGGGGAGAGAGGGTACTCGGTGGTCACCGTGAGCTGCCGTGACCGGCCCAAGCTGCTCTTCGACGTCGTCTGCACCTTGACGGACTTGGATTACGTGGTGTACCACGGCACGTTCGATACGGACGGCGATCACGCCCAGCAG GAGTTCTACATCAGGCGGTTGGACGGGCGGCCAATTTGCTCGGCGGCCGAGAGGCGGCGCGTGATCCAATGCTTGCAAGCGGCCATCGAGAGGCGCGCATCCGAG GGCGTGAGGCTGGAGCTGCGCATCACCGACCGCCGCGGGCTGCTCGCCTACGTTACGCGCGTGTTCCGGGAGAACAGCCTCTCGGTCACGCACGCCGAGATGACCACCAGGGGCGACATGGCCATGAACGTGTTCCACGTCACCGACGCGGCCGGCCGACCCGCGGACCCCAAGACCATCGACGAGGTGATCCAGAGGATCGGCACGGAGAGCCTCCGGGTGGACGAGGAGCGGTGGCCGCGCCTGTGCTCGACAGAGGGCGACgcgggccgcggcggcggcggtgcggggATCTTCTCGCTCGGGAGCCTTGTGATGAAGAACCTGGCCAGCCTCGGCCTCATAAGATCCTGCTCGTGA
- the LOC136548667 gene encoding autophagy-related protein 9-like isoform X1 encodes MMSFLSKDTHAQTRLNWPWRSQSPLSAQLLVDIPPEIELSDYRRLPSSGSESPSGLLHGEGVKEEHIPDLDIFFERLYEYFCAKGLRCIITKWIIEVLNVLFMVCCIGFFFLFVDWDTLIHLKCGVEALESGEKPCDLMKVIKHDPLVPFTLPKMITVGSMVIMTAYGLTNFLKFFVQLRSTLSVRQFYYDRLKVNDLEIQTISWPKIIEKVVVLQKSQKLCVVRDLSEHDIIMRIMRKENYLIGMVNKGILSFPIHSCVPGAGPTVGSHEHGRRNYLILPKALEWTLNWCIFQSMFDSKFCVRKEFLTSPDVLKKRLIFVGIAMLILSPCLVIFPLVYVILRHAEEIYNHPSTASSRRWSNLSRWIFREYNEVDHFFRHRMNNGAVHSLNYLKQFPTPLVSIMAKFVSFVSGGLAGALIIIGFVGESVLEGHIFGRNLLWYTIVFGTIAAISRKVVADELQVIDPEGAMCLAVHQTHHMPKRWHGKENSELVRREFETLFQYTIIMLLEEMASIFITPYLLIFEVPKRVDDILRFISDFTIYVDGVGDVCSLSLFDFKRHGNRNYGSPFNALKGLRSSQGKMEKSFLSFQSVYPSWEPNADGIQFLSNLQKFKEMQIRQQALAQYQAMEASGFVAGTRGQRDIHGHAEATLPPIYNLSPLGLLDTDQRTHPYILDWYYMCHPPHSDRAEAPQFEQAFPETGVSTSPPARETSEIEEVGDWDYKLYERVQSHLGASTSSALFRNTPVKHHGTEDNTNSNWWAHAPSYPSGPQGSFIEPPEFGNRYMTDPHSSNHSGDTSEGSTGDLEQSNGRSSSVWRNPQALSKTRYMDDSDIEEGLSLHFADVHQMDEDDRHLVMDHQDPAPAGLPVRIVPRSSDPV; translated from the exons ATGATGTCCTTCCTTTCGAAGGACACACATGCACAAACAAGACTTAACTGGCCATGGAGAAGCCAATCGCCGTTATCAGCGCAGCTGCTTGTTGATATTCCACCTGAAATAGAGTTGTCCGACTACCGGAGATTGCCAAGTTCTGGAAGTGAGAGCCCATCTGGACTTCTCCATGGCGAAGGCGTCAAGGAAGAACATATCCCTGATTTGGACAttttctttgaaaggctttacgAATATTTCTGTGCAAAAGGGCTCAGGTGTATCATTACCAAATGGATAATAGAGGTCCTTAATGTACTTTTTATGGTATGCTGTATCGGGTTCTTTTTCTTATTTGTTGATTGGGATACTCTTATTCATTTGAAATGCGGGGTGGAGGCACTTGAATCTGGGGAGAAACCATGTGATCTGATGAAGGTCATTAAGCATGATCCTTTAGTTCCCTTCACATTGCCCAAAATGATAACTGTTGGATCAATGGTCATAATGACAGCTTATGGACTTACCAACTTCCTCAAGTTCTTTGTACAGTTAAGAAGTACACTCAGTGTTCGTCAGTTCTACTATGACAG ACTTAAGGTGAATGATCTTGAGATTCAGACTATATCATGGCCCAAAATAATTGAGAAGGTTGTCGTACTCCAGAAATCTCAAAAACTTTGTGTTGTTAGGGATCTCTCAGAGCATGATATTATCATGAGAATCATGAGGAAAGAAAATTATTTGATAGGGATGGTCAATAAAGGCATTCTTTCATTTCCAATTCATTCTTGTGTGCCTGGGGCTGGCCCAACTGTTGGATCACATGAGCATGGCAGGAGAAACTATCTGATACTTCCAAAGGCCCTCGAATGGACCTTAAATTGGTGCATCTTTCAAAGTATGTTTGATAG TAAATTTTGTGTAAGGAAAGAGTTTTTGACAAGCCCAGATGTGTTGAAAAAGCGACTTATATTTGTTGGCATTGCAATGCTTATCCTATCACCCTGCCTTGTGATATTTCCATTGGTTTACGTCATTCTAAGGCATGCTGAAGAAATTTATAATCACCCCAGCACAGCATCATCTAGACGATGGTCAAACTTATCAAGGTGGATCTTTAGGGAGTATAACGAG GTTGATCACTTCTTCAGACACAGAATGAACAATGGTGCTGTTCATTCTTTAAATTACTTGAAGCAATTTCCAACCCCACTGGTTTCCATCATGgctaaatttgtatcttttgtttcTGGTGGCTTGGCTGGTGCTCTAATAATCATTGGATTCGTGGGTGAATCTGTTCTTGAAGGACAT ATTTTTGGAAGAAATCTTCTCTGGTACACTATTGTTTTTGGAACAATAGCAGCTATAAGTCGAAAAGTAGTGGCCGATGAGCTTCAAGTTATTGACCCAGAAGGGGCCATGTGCCTCGCTGTTCACCAAACACATCACATGCCAAAGCGGTGGCATGGTAAAGAGAACAGCGAACTTGTCCGAAGAGAATTTGAGACATTATTTCAG TATACTATAATTATGCTACTTGAAGAGATGGCCTCCATTTTCATCACTCCTTACTTGCTTATTTTTGAGGTACCAAAG CGAGTTGATGACATTCTGCGCTTCATCTCAGACTTCACAATTTATGTAGACGGAGTGGGAGATGTATGCAG TCTAAGCTTGTTTGACTTCAAAAGACATGGAAATAGAAACTATGGGTCACCGTTCAATGCTCTTAAAGGTCTCAGGAGCTCCCAAGGGAAGATGGAGAAATCATTCTTAAG TTTTCAGAGTGTCTATCCATCATGGGAGCCAAATGCTGATGGCATACAATTCTTATCTAATCTCCAAAAGTTCAAAGAAATGCAAATACGTCAACAAGCTCTTGCACAATATCAAGCAATGGAAGCTTCAGGCTTTGTCGCAGGCACTAGAGGTCAAAGGGATATTCATGGCCATGCTGAAGCCACTTTGCCTCCTATTTATAACTTGAGCCCCTTGGGATTGCTCGACACAGACCAAAGAACTCATCCATATATCCTGGACTGGTATTACATGTGTCATCCACCACACTCAGATAGAGCTGAGGCCCCTCAGTTTGAGCAAGCATTTCCTGAGACTGGTGTGAGCACAAGTCCACCAGCAAGGGAAACATCTGAAATTGAAGAAGTCGGAGACTGGGACTACAAGTTGTACGAAAGGGTTCAAAGTCATCTGGGAGCATCAACATCAAGTGCTTTGTTCCGGAACACTCCAGTTAAGCACCATGGTACAGAAGATAACACTAACAGCAATTGGTGGGCACATGCCCCTTCATATCCTTCTGGTCCCCAGGGCAGCTTCATTGAGCCTCCAGAATTTGGAAATCGATACATGACAGATCCTCATTCCAGTAATCACAGTGGCGATACATCAGAGGGAAGCACAGGGGATCTAGAACAGAGCAATGGCAGAAGCAGCAGCGTCTGGAGGAACCCACAAGCTTTGTCCAAGACAAGATATATGGACGACTCTGATATTGAGGAAGGGCTAAGCCTGCACTTTGCTGATGTCCATCAGATGGATGAAGATGATAGACACCTGGTCATGGATCATCAAGATCCCGCGCCAGCTGGTCTTCCAGTAAGAATAGTACCTAGAAGCAGTGACCCTGTGTAA
- the LOC136548667 gene encoding autophagy-related protein 9-like isoform X3 codes for MDLKLVHLSNKFCVRKEFLTSPDVLKKRLIFVGIAMLILSPCLVIFPLVYVILRHAEEIYNHPSTASSRRWSNLSRWIFREYNEVDHFFRHRMNNGAVHSLNYLKQFPTPLVSIMAKFVSFVSGGLAGALIIIGFVGESVLEGHIFGRNLLWYTIVFGTIAAISRKVVADELQVIDPEGAMCLAVHQTHHMPKRWHGKENSELVRREFETLFQYTIIMLLEEMASIFITPYLLIFEVPKRVDDILRFISDFTIYVDGVGDVCSLSLFDFKRHGNRNYGSPFNALKGLRSSQGKMEKSFLSFQSVYPSWEPNADGIQFLSNLQKFKEMQIRQQALAQYQAMEASGFVAGTRGQRDIHGHAEATLPPIYNLSPLGLLDTDQRTHPYILDWYYMCHPPHSDRAEAPQFEQAFPETGVSTSPPARETSEIEEVGDWDYKLYERVQSHLGASTSSALFRNTPVKHHGTEDNTNSNWWAHAPSYPSGPQGSFIEPPEFGNRYMTDPHSSNHSGDTSEGSTGDLEQSNGRSSSVWRNPQALSKTRYMDDSDIEEGLSLHFADVHQMDEDDRHLVMDHQDPAPAGLPVRIVPRSSDPV; via the exons ATGGACCTTAAATTGGTGCATCTTTCAAA TAAATTTTGTGTAAGGAAAGAGTTTTTGACAAGCCCAGATGTGTTGAAAAAGCGACTTATATTTGTTGGCATTGCAATGCTTATCCTATCACCCTGCCTTGTGATATTTCCATTGGTTTACGTCATTCTAAGGCATGCTGAAGAAATTTATAATCACCCCAGCACAGCATCATCTAGACGATGGTCAAACTTATCAAGGTGGATCTTTAGGGAGTATAACGAG GTTGATCACTTCTTCAGACACAGAATGAACAATGGTGCTGTTCATTCTTTAAATTACTTGAAGCAATTTCCAACCCCACTGGTTTCCATCATGgctaaatttgtatcttttgtttcTGGTGGCTTGGCTGGTGCTCTAATAATCATTGGATTCGTGGGTGAATCTGTTCTTGAAGGACAT ATTTTTGGAAGAAATCTTCTCTGGTACACTATTGTTTTTGGAACAATAGCAGCTATAAGTCGAAAAGTAGTGGCCGATGAGCTTCAAGTTATTGACCCAGAAGGGGCCATGTGCCTCGCTGTTCACCAAACACATCACATGCCAAAGCGGTGGCATGGTAAAGAGAACAGCGAACTTGTCCGAAGAGAATTTGAGACATTATTTCAG TATACTATAATTATGCTACTTGAAGAGATGGCCTCCATTTTCATCACTCCTTACTTGCTTATTTTTGAGGTACCAAAG CGAGTTGATGACATTCTGCGCTTCATCTCAGACTTCACAATTTATGTAGACGGAGTGGGAGATGTATGCAG TCTAAGCTTGTTTGACTTCAAAAGACATGGAAATAGAAACTATGGGTCACCGTTCAATGCTCTTAAAGGTCTCAGGAGCTCCCAAGGGAAGATGGAGAAATCATTCTTAAG TTTTCAGAGTGTCTATCCATCATGGGAGCCAAATGCTGATGGCATACAATTCTTATCTAATCTCCAAAAGTTCAAAGAAATGCAAATACGTCAACAAGCTCTTGCACAATATCAAGCAATGGAAGCTTCAGGCTTTGTCGCAGGCACTAGAGGTCAAAGGGATATTCATGGCCATGCTGAAGCCACTTTGCCTCCTATTTATAACTTGAGCCCCTTGGGATTGCTCGACACAGACCAAAGAACTCATCCATATATCCTGGACTGGTATTACATGTGTCATCCACCACACTCAGATAGAGCTGAGGCCCCTCAGTTTGAGCAAGCATTTCCTGAGACTGGTGTGAGCACAAGTCCACCAGCAAGGGAAACATCTGAAATTGAAGAAGTCGGAGACTGGGACTACAAGTTGTACGAAAGGGTTCAAAGTCATCTGGGAGCATCAACATCAAGTGCTTTGTTCCGGAACACTCCAGTTAAGCACCATGGTACAGAAGATAACACTAACAGCAATTGGTGGGCACATGCCCCTTCATATCCTTCTGGTCCCCAGGGCAGCTTCATTGAGCCTCCAGAATTTGGAAATCGATACATGACAGATCCTCATTCCAGTAATCACAGTGGCGATACATCAGAGGGAAGCACAGGGGATCTAGAACAGAGCAATGGCAGAAGCAGCAGCGTCTGGAGGAACCCACAAGCTTTGTCCAAGACAAGATATATGGACGACTCTGATATTGAGGAAGGGCTAAGCCTGCACTTTGCTGATGTCCATCAGATGGATGAAGATGATAGACACCTGGTCATGGATCATCAAGATCCCGCGCCAGCTGGTCTTCCAGTAAGAATAGTACCTAGAAGCAGTGACCCTGTGTAA